One Spinacia oleracea cultivar Varoflay chromosome 4, BTI_SOV_V1, whole genome shotgun sequence DNA segment encodes these proteins:
- the LOC110792568 gene encoding trypsin/subtilisin inhibitor, with amino-acid sequence MGFPPCTNPRKCQDSACCTQGKKCEWPELLGKHADVAKRIIERDDPQVTVLIQSKDSMNNFNYEFCCNRVIIFAYHGVVDIPYPQVG; translated from the exons ATGGGCTTTCCACCTTGTACCAATCCTAGAAAGTGTCAAGACTCTGCATGTTGCACCCAAG GGAAAAAGTGTGAGTGGCCAGAGTTGCTAGGCAAACATGCGGATGTAGCTAAACGCATCATTGAACGTGACGACCCACAAGTGACTGTTCTGATTCAGTCTAAAGATTCAATGAACAATTTCAATTATGAATTTTGCTGCAATCGTGTAATCATTTTTGCTTACCATGGTGTTGTTGACATTCCATATCCTCAAGTTGGGTAA